A single Muntiacus reevesi chromosome 9, mMunRee1.1, whole genome shotgun sequence DNA region contains:
- the LOC136174547 gene encoding olfactory receptor 5AN1-like has protein sequence MIEGGNITKTMHFILLGFSDFPRIIVVLFVLFLVIYILTLTWNLSLLILIRMDSHLHTPMYFFLSNLSFIDICYVTSTAPKMLYDFFQEWKMITYVGCVVQYFVFSTMGLSESCLMTAMAYDRYAAICNPLLYSSVMSPALCGRMVLGSYLAGLSGSMSQLCAMLQLHFCGPNVINHFFCDMPQLLVLSCTDTFFAQLFTAISTIIFGIINGLVIMISYVYIVISVMKITTASGRSKAFNTCASHLTAVTLFYTSSTFVYLSSTSGGSSSFDRFASVFYTVMIPMLNPLIYSLRNKEIKDALKRLQKKRRCCRGHRLRFLMDLSC, from the coding sequence ATGATCGAGGGAGGAAATATTACAAAGACCATGCATTTTATCCTCTTGGGATTCTCAGATTTTCCCAGAATCATAGTAGTACTCTTTGTCCTATTCCTGGTGATATACATTTTGACCCTGACATGGAACCTGTCCCTCCTCATCTTAATAAGAAtggactcccacctccacacccccatgtacttcttcctcagtaaCCTGTCTTTCATAGATATCTGCTATGTGACCTCCACAGCCCCTAAGATGCTCTACGACTTCTTTCAGGAGTGGAAAATGATCACCTACGTGGGTTGTGTTGTTCAGTACTTTGTGTTTTCCACCATGGGGCTGAGTGAGTCTTGCCTCATGACTGCCATGGCTTATGACCGATATGCTGCCATTTGTAACCCACTCCTCTATTCCTCAGTCATGTCGCCCGCTCTCTGCGGTCGGATGGTGCTGGGATCCTACTTGGCTGGACTCTCTGGCTCTATGTCCCAATTGTGTGCAATGCTCCAGCTCCACTTCTGTGGGCCTAATGTCAtcaaccacttcttctgtgacatgCCCCAGCTGTTAGTTCTGTCCTGCACTGACACTTTTTTTGCACAACTCTTCACTGCCATATCAACAATAATCTTTGGGATAATAAATGGCTTAGTTATCATGATATCCTATGTCTACATTGTCATCTCCGTCATGAAGATCACGACAGCAAGCGGTAGGTCCAAGGCTTTCAACACCTGTGCTTCCCACCTGACAGCAGTCACTCTCTTTTATACCTCAAGTACCTTTGTCTATTTGAGTTCCACCTCTGGTGGTTCCTCCAGCTTTGACAGATTTGCATCAGTCTTCTACACGGTGATGATTCCCATGTTGAATCCTTTGATTTACAGTCTGAggaacaaagaaatcaaagatgcctTGAAAAGGTTGCAGAAGAAGAGAAGGTGTTGCCGAGGTCACAGATTGAGATTTCTGATGGATTTGTCTTGTTAG
- the LOC136174545 gene encoding olfactory receptor 5AN1-like: MIGGGNITEITYFILLGFSDFPRVIAVLFAVFLVIYILTLTCNLSLIILIGIDSHLHTAMYFFLSNLSFMDICYVTATVPKMLYDSFREQKIITYVDCVIQNFVFSTMGLSESCLMTAMAYDRYVAICNPLLYSSIMSPALCGRMVLGSYLAGLSGSISYLCFLSKFQFCGPNVINHFFCDMPQLLVLSCTDTFSAQLFTALSTMIFGILNVSIILISYVYIGISILKITSVKGRSKAFKTCASHLTAVSLFYTSGIFVYLSSSSGGSSSFDRFASVFYTVMIPMLNPLIYSLRNKDIKDALKRLQKMRACR, from the coding sequence ATGATTGGAGGAGGCAATATCACAGAGATCACTTATTTTATCCTCTTGGGATTCTCAGATTTTCCCAGAGTCATCGCAGTACTTTTTGCTGTATTCCTGGTGATATACATTTTGACCCTGACGTGTAACCTGTCGCTCATCATCTTAATAGGAAtagactcccacctccacaccgccatgtatttcttcctcagtAACCTGTCCTTCATGGACATCTGCTACGTGACTGCCACAGTCCCCAAGATGCTTTACGACTCCTTCCGGGAACAGAAAATTATCACCTATGTGGACTGTGTGATTCAGAATTTCGTATTCTCAACCATGGGGTTGAGTGAGTCTTGCCTCATGACTGCCATGGCTTATGACCGATATGTTGCCATTTGTAACCCACTCCTCTATTCCTCAATCATGTCGCCCGCTCTCTGTGGTCGGATGGTGCTGGGATCCTACTTGGCTGGACTCTCTGGTTCTATATCCTATTTGTGTTTCTTGTCGAAGTTCCAGTTCTGTGGGCCTAATGTCAtcaaccacttcttctgtgacatgCCCCAGCTGTTAGTTCTGTCCTGCACTGACACGTTCTCTGCACAACTCTTTACTGCTTTATCGACAATGATCTTTGGGATACTAAATGTTTCCATTATCTTGATATCCTATGTCTACATTGGCATCTCCATCTTGAAGATCACTTCCGTGAAAGGCAGATCCAAAGCTTTCAAAACCTGTGCTTCCCACCTGACTGCAGTGAGCCTCTTCTATACCTCAGGGATATTTGTCTATCTGAGCTCCAGCTCCGGTGGTTCTTCCAGCTTCGACAGATTCGCATCGGTCTTCTACACGGTGATGATTCCCATGCTGAATCCTTTGATTTACAGTCTGAGAAACAAAGACATCAAAGATGCCTTGAAGAGGTTGCAAAAGATGAGAGCGTGTCGCTGA